gcagacttttctcaatcatatttgctccaatctcgcctacttcagctttaaccaatagcgttaatcggtAAAAGTtattaatgtcggttaacggttaattattaacaccCCTAATCAAATGACTATTTATGAAAGAGTTTACttgtagtgacaaacccacagtgAATTGTCACCTGACTCTGCTGCTCACATCAGCTCTACgtagcattttagcatctttcaggtcattgttttgattttacaaCCTGCAACGTAACTGTAAGGTTCACTCTCACCGTTTTCAttaggcagctgttttcattgAAGACCCCATTGAAAGCTTCCTGCCCAGCAACAAACGGCAGATACACAAAGTTACTCTTTAGctaacatagtggagcatttaggagaccaaaacagagctgaaTATGTGACTTACATTCACAAACATGATtccaaatgaataataatgttgcatcatatctgctggatgtgcaaacaagcaactgtttgctaacacgttTGCCGTATCAACTttaataatatgtcaatgttgtgtttacagtcgTGGCCAAAAAGTCTAGAAATGGTTTAAAGTTAATTTAAAGCAAATGAGAAGAAACAATCTGGTTCTCTATCGACGTCACattctctttttgtttctgttcatgCTGCAGGTTTGGGAAAAACTAAGAGGAAGACAAGCGCCCGCGATGCTTCCCCAACGCCAAGCTCAGACACGGAGTACCCCTCCAATGGCAGTGGGGGCGGGGGCGGGGGCGGgggcggaggaggagctgctgaaaGGATCTATGACCTCAACGTCCCCGCCGTGGTCAAGTTTGCctacacagcagagagagaagacgAGCTGACCCTGGTCAAGGGCTCCAAAGTGGTCGTGATGGAGAAGTGTAGTGACGGCTGGTGGCGAGGCGGTCAGGAGGGACGCGTGGGCTGGTTTCCCTCCAATTATGTCCTGGAGGAGGTCGGTGGGGCTGATGATAGAGAGGAAGGAGATTCCTCACAGGGCTACCAGGGAGGCTCTCAAGGGACTTCGTTGGCCAACGGGCGTGCAGGCGGCCACGTTGCAGTGCTCCACTTGGTTCAAACGCTCTACCCCTTCAGCTCTGTGACAGAGGAGGAGCTGAACTTTGAGAAGGGAGAGGtcatggaggtggtggagaAGCCTGAGAACGACCCGGAGTGGTGGAGGTGTAAGAACTCACATGGCGTAGTGGGCCTGGTGCCTAAAAACTATGTGATGATTCTGGACGAGCGGCCCGGCCTGCCCTCCTCTACGTCGAGCTCCCCGCAGAACCGCTCCGTGGCACCGGCGCGCTCGGGGAAGTTCGCCGGGAGGGACTGGTACTACGGCAACGTCACCAGACACCAGGCCGAGTGTATACTCaacgagagaggagaggagggcgaCTTCCTCGTACGAGACAGCGAGTCATCGGTGAGTCTGTGGGGTGACGTCATGGCTGAGTTGCATTAGGAAGGCTGGGAGGAACTCAAATGAGGCAGAAGAggacatttaatacattttagtagaaGGAATATCTGCGTTTGGAAACATAAGAAATGTGAATTAGTTCCAGCATGACACGTTATGGGCCCGTATTTAAGAGCCAAAATGTTGTTTGCTATAAGTGAAGAATATGACACATTTATCATTGACTCATTCCTACTTAGAACAAAGTGTCAGAGTAACCTTTAAGAGCGGCTTTTAAGTGATTACATGATTAttagcatatacagtatgccaGTAGAGCCAATCAGACACAAGAATTAAACCTACATCTTTTAAAAATCCTTGCGATTCTATTCTACAAAAACATATATGGTTTTCATATTTACTAGCCACCACAGCGCcgctgct
This DNA window, taken from Sebastes fasciatus isolate fSebFas1 chromosome 14, fSebFas1.pri, whole genome shotgun sequence, encodes the following:
- the nck2a gene encoding cytoplasmic protein NCK2a, with amino-acid sequence MTEEVIVVAKWDYTAQQDQELDIRKNERLFLLDDTKTWWRVRNAGNQTGYVPSNYVERKNSLKKGSLVKNIKDTLGLGKTKRKTSARDASPTPSSDTEYPSNGSGGGGGGGGGGGAAERIYDLNVPAVVKFAYTAEREDELTLVKGSKVVVMEKCSDGWWRGGQEGRVGWFPSNYVLEEVGGADDREEGDSSQGYQGGSQGTSLANGRAGGHVAVLHLVQTLYPFSSVTEEELNFEKGEVMEVVEKPENDPEWWRCKNSHGVVGLVPKNYVMILDERPGLPSSTSSSPQNRSVAPARSGKFAGRDWYYGNVTRHQAECILNERGEEGDFLVRDSESSPNDFSVSLKAAGKNKHFKVQQCDGVYCIGQRKFSSIDELVEHYKKAPIFTSEYGDKLYLVKALL